The region TGCCGCAACCCCAGAGAACACTCCCATAGCCAACGCAACAACGTGAAAGAGAATTTTCATGACTGCTGCTGTAGCATGAGCCGATTAAGAAGCAAAGGGAATGAATATTTCCTTTGCCCATTTCTCCGTTTATCCTTTTCCCCATTTTCCCCAATAACCTGTTCTCTCTTTTTCTCTTTTGCTATGCTCTTCTCGTACAAAGAGGATGATATGCAAACAGCACAAGAATCCGCACTTCCAATGACACAACCAGGTTCACAGCCTGAGACAGGGAATCGACTGATTCTCCACGGTGTCAGTTGGGCAACGTACGAGAGCCTCTTGGCTGACTTCCAAGAGAGTAATGCGGTGCACTTTGCCTACGACCGAGGGGTATTGGAAATTGTGGCACCTTCCGCGAAACACGAAGAACCCAACCGAGCCCTCTCTCTCTTTGTCGATCTTGTCACCGGTGAATGGGATATCGAAGTCAGACGCCTCGGTTCAACAACGTTCACCCGTAAGGACTTGAGTAAAGGTTTTGAACCCGACTCCTGCTTTTATATCCAAAACGTAGAACGGATACGTGCTAAAGAAGAAATCGATGTTGCCGTAGA is a window of Deltaproteobacteria bacterium DNA encoding:
- a CDS encoding Uma2 family endonuclease → MSRLRSKGNEYFLCPFLRLSFSPFSPITCSLFFSFAMLFSYKEDDMQTAQESALPMTQPGSQPETGNRLILHGVSWATYESLLADFQESNAVHFAYDRGVLEIVAPSAKHEEPNRALSLFVDLVTGEWDIEVRRLGSTTFTRKDLSKGFEPDSCFYIQNVERIRAKEEIDVAVDPPPDLVIEIDVTNPSLNKFPIYAAVGVPEVWGYQGGRVQIFQRVDEQYTIVEQSTVLPPLTSTILTQFLEENRTLRSPDWLRRVQEWARQHKS